The Montipora capricornis isolate CH-2021 chromosome 1, ASM3666992v2, whole genome shotgun sequence genome contains a region encoding:
- the LOC138035635 gene encoding glutamate receptor ionotropic, kainate 2-like gives MYPRLWNWMILLCCLSQLVSLSQEATEIFIGALLSSTENATLPEEKAFKLAIEHVNADTENYPGIELRWVIRYADPDNDFDNIDKVNDLLSSNISILVGPMQTSAVLATHPLCLRARVPQIAPLTSLQPVSKETERVNFLVRMSPTEDLKAEVIKEIVKSFGWKTMAVFGYKDKEVSTGHSTFRLLAYELEWNVVAASFFLPHPQNPRDIDISLASPSLTRDDTRLAIVFCPAWAVSKLIDKIGKIDKIDKSGKVDPKEWTWIFSDFGNKEADLFNSSGVGEKDMMRGLLGIKPGFAKGDRFQQFKHTWERKMLNTNFTVSAGRVYDSVLVAAEGIKSALRSGVDLSKPPVYFGLCDDLEQQPENTNGTELARHLNEVTVEGVMGKIRTNDSDFGANFDVINLRADGQHKVGEWNEEGGLQMNLNETPIVWPSGSNKTPKDIPNILQGRLLRIATIVAPPFVMEKSRKGNSNETQEFEGLCIDILEEMRKELGFSYTIYLAPDNKFGVRDKGSRKWNGVVEQLIDEKADMSIAPMTISSDRQAVIDFTQPYMTFGLAFIVRVKDVPVNYFRFLSPFDKSLWIALCVLIIVMSLLVWSCSIFSPWGYYGRCLQAKSIEKLDVNYLKEADTLSLSNSIWSSWKAYVRQGADHPNSWSGRITVSVFWFAVMIINATYTANLAAHLTVSRMQTPIETIFDLAQQVKIGYGTLKDSQLQTFFQNTDVPSFLVMGQFMEQHKTWMPSYKAGINRTMAGDFAFISDRPILDFAARREEYCGKLKVTGGFGNTYGYGFAFKKDSQFTPLFNVVLFKLQKDFKISSLTHKWMKEKAKCEMMDKFEEEKKNGDGVQMMTVQSMLGVFILLGISIVVGFFIMIVERIYASAKEKHEKRRRAAFDRFSVDPSENLQSTELELQYGTDSDKSLKDTQF, from the exons ATGTATCCGCGGCTTTGGAATTGGATGATCCTCCTGTGTTGCCTTTCACAGCTTGTGAGTCTCTCGCAAGAAGCGACGGAAATATTTATAG GGGCACTATTATCTTCAACTGAGAATGCAACCTTGCCGGAAGAAAAAGCCTTCAAGCTCGCCATTGAACATGTTAACGCAGATACAGAGAACTACCCAGGGATCGAGCTTCGATGGGTGATACGTTATGCGGATCCAGATAATGACTTCGACAATATTGACAAAG TTAATGACTTACTAAGCAGCAATATATCAATCCTGGTTGGTCCTATGCAAACATCAGCCGTTCTTGCTACTCATCCTCTTTGCCTCAGAGCGCGTGTGCCTCAGATTGCTCCACTGACCAGTCTGCAGCCGGTGTCCAAGGAAACGGAGAGGGTTAATTTTCTAGTTCGGATGAGCCCCACAGAAGATCTGAAAGCTGAAGTGATTAAGGAGATTGTGAAAAGTTTTGGGTGGAAGACTATGGCAGTGTTCGGATACAAAGACAAAGAAG TGTCCACTGGCCATTCCACCTTTCGCTTGCTCGCCTACGAGCTGGAATGGAATGTAGTTGCTGCATCTTTCTTCTTGCCTCACCCACAAAATCCACGAGATATTGATATAAGTCTTGCGAGCCCAAGCTTAACAAGGGACGATACTCGACTCGCGATCGTGTTTTGTCCCGCTTGGGCTGTTAGCAAGTTGATTGACAAGATTGGCAAGATTGACAAGATTGACAAGAGTGGCAAAGTTGACCCAAAAGAGTGGACGTGGATTTTTTCGGACTTCGGTAATAAAGAG GCTGATCTGTTTAACTCATCTGGCGTTGGAGAAAAAGACATGATGCGTGGTTTGCTGGGTATCAAGCCGGGTTTTGCGAAAGGCGATCGTTTCCAACAGTTCAAGCATACCTGGGAGCGAAAAATGCTGAACACAAATTTCACG GTGTCTGCCGGGCGAGTTTACGATTCCGTGCTGGTCGCTGCCGAGGGAATAAAGAGTGCCTTAAGGAGCGGGGTAGATTTGTCCAAGCCTCCGGTGTACTTTGGACTCTGCGACGATTTAGAACAGCAGCCAGAAAATACCAACGGGACAGAGCTAGCAAGACACTTGAATGAG GTGACTGTCGAAGGTGTTATGGGGAAAATTCGAACTAATGATTCAGATTTCGGCGCTAACTTTGACGTCATTAATCTGAGAGCGGATGGTCAACACAAG GTTGGAGAGTGGAATGAGGAAGGAGGCCTACAAATGAACTTGAATGAGACACCAATAGTGTGGCCTTCAGGCAGCAATAAAACACCGAAAGACATTCCGAATATCCTTCAAGGAAGATTGCTTAGAATAGCTACGATAGTG GCTCCCCCTTTTGTGATGGAAAAGTCGCGCAAAGGAAACTCTAATGAGACCCAAGAGTTCGAAGGGCTGTGTATTGACATCTTGGAGGAGATGCGGAAGGAGCTGGGGTTTAGTTACACTATATACCTTGCACCAGATAACAAATTTGGAGTGAGAGACAAAGGGAGTCGAAAATGGAATGGTGTTGTGGAACAGCTAATAGACGAG aAAGCTGATATGAGTATCGCACCGATGACCATCAGTTCTGATCGGCAAGCGGTCATAGATTTCACGCAACCTTACATGACGTTTGGGCTGGCCTTCATCGTACGTGTCAAAGATGTCCCGGTAAATTACTTCCGGTTCCTGTCGCCTTTTGATAAGTCGTTATGGATTGCGCTCTGCGTTCTGATAATTGtgatgagtttgttggtttggaGCTGCAGTATTTTCAGTCCATGGGGATATTACGGACGCTGTCTGCAAGCTAAATCAATTGAAAAG CTGGACGTCAACTACCTCAAAGAGGCTGACACGTTGAGTCTCAGTAATTCCATCTGGTCATCATGGAAGGCTTATGTCCGACAGGGTGCCGATCATCCCAATTCTTGGTCAGGAAGAATAACTGTGTCCGTGTTTTGGTTTGCTGTTATGATTATCAATGCTACTTACACAGCTAATTTAGCAGCTCATCTCACTGTGTCGCGAATGCAGACTCCGATAGAGACTATTTTTGATTTGGCTCAACAAGTGAAGATTGGATACGGAACTCTCAAAGACTCGCAACTGCAAACGTTCTTTCAAAACACTGATGTTCCAAG TTTTCTGGTGATGGGACAGTTTATGGAGCAGCACAAAACATGGATGCCGAGTTACAAAGCGGGTATCAACAGAACCATGGCTGGGGATTTTGCCTTCATCTCGGACAGACCCATCCTGGACTTTGCAGCACGCCGAGAGGAGTATTGTGGAAAACTCAAAGTCACTGGAGG ATTTGGAAATACATATGGCTACGGGTTTGCTTTTAAAAAGGACTCTCAATTTACACCTCTCTTCAATGTGGTACTGTTTAAACTTCAAAAGGATTTTAAAATCAGCAGTTTGACTCATAAATGGATGAAAGAAAAGGCAAAGTGTGAAATGATGGACAAATttgaagaagagaagaagaacG GTGACGGAGTTCAGATGATGACAGTCCAAAGCATGCTGGGAGTGTTCATTCTTCTGGGTATCAGTATTGTTGTAGGATTTTTTATCATGATCGTGGAGAGGATCTACGCCTCAGCGAAGGAAAAACACGAAAAG CGACGTCGAGCGGCTTTCGACCGCTTTTCCGTAGACCCCAGTGAAAATCTTCAAAGTACAGAATTGGAGCTACAATATGGAACTGACAGCGACAAATCACTGAAGGACACTCAATTTTAG